Genomic DNA from Bacteroidales bacterium:
TGGTCCTGACCGTACTGTTTTCTTTAATGCTTTCCCTTCGAACCAGATTGAAAAATGGCTGGATATTTACTCTCACCGATTCGAAAGTCCAGTATTCAGGGGATTTCAGAGTGAACTGGAAGTGGTTTACGAAGAAAAGAACCTATACTCTGACATGTTCCAGTTTTCACTCATCGAGGAATTCAATAAACAGATGTTTAAAAAACATCCTTATGGTCAACAATCAATGATTGGAACCGTCGAAAACCTGAAAAATCCATCCCTTACAAAGATGTATGAATTCTTCAAGACCTATTATGTCCCCAATAATATGGCCCTGATATTATCGGGTGATTTCAAAGCTGAAGAAGTGTTACCAATGATCATGGCAAGGTTTGGGAAATGGAAACCCGGTACTCTTCCTGACAATAAGGTATACATAGAAGAACCTTTTAAGGGAAGGGAACTGGTGGAAAAGAGGCTTTCCCCTATCAAGCTTGGACTGATTGGATTCCGAACGGTTCCAAATGGCCATCCGGATGAAATTGCCCTGGATGTTTGTAATGGTCTGCTTTCAAACCGGAATCAGACCGGACTTCTCGACAAGCTTTCCATCGACAACAAGCTCCTGGCAGCCATGGTGCTCCCTATGCGACATAATGACTACGGAAGTTCTATTGTTTTCATCGTTCCAAAAGTAGTCGGACAAAAGACTGAAGATGCAGAAAAGATGGTGATGGCGGAGTTGGAGAAGATTGCAAAAGGTGAATTTGATGAAAGTTTGGTTGAAGTTGTGAAGAATCAGTTGTATGTCGATTACCAAACCCAAATGGAATCCTTGCAAAACAGGGCTGTTCTTCTTGCTGAAAATTTTGCACAGAATAAGGATCTATATGATATTCTTAACTATACTGACAAAGTGCAGAAAGTCACGAAAGCTGACATTTTGAGGGTTGCCCAAGCCTATTATGGTAAGGACTACCTGGCTTTTTTCTCAAAAATGGGGTTCCCGAAAAAAGAGAAGATTGATAAACCAGGCTATAAGCCGGTACTCTCGAATACAGATGCTAAATCAGCATTTGTTCAGATGCTGGACGAAAAGAAAGCTCCGGAACCACAGATCAAATATATCGATTTCAGCAAGGATATTTCAACTTCCCAGTTACAGCAGGGTGTTGATTTCTATTATGTTAAGAATCCCGTGAATGATATTTTCTCCCTGGAAATCCGCTTTGGAATTGGAAACCAAAAGATGCCAATGGTAAAATATGCCTCTGATATCATGAATTATTCAGGGATACCTGGGATGACGGTCTCGGAATTTAAAACTGCCTTTGCCCGTTTGGGTTGCAGTTATTCCATTTCGAGTGACGACAGCTATTTGAAGGTTGAATTGCAGGGGATGGAAGCCAATGTTTCGCAGGCTCTGGGAATGATTAATCAATTAATGAAGACTCCTGTTCTGGAGCAGGATAAAATCGACAATATCGTTCAAGGGGAAAAAACAAACCGGAAAATGGAGAAATCAGAACCTGATAATGTTTCAGATGCTCTTTTTCAATATGTGAAATATGGAACGATGTCAACTTACCTGAATCGCTTATCGATGAAGGAGATCAAAGAATTAAAGGCAGATTCCCTGGAATCAGTTTTTAATCAGGCACAGCATTATGCAACGGAGATTCATTATACAGGTCAAAAGGAAGCAGCTGATGTGATAAAAATGATTTCGGATAGCATCAACTTTGCCCCTCAATTCATCCCTACCGAATCGCCGGTGAGCAGGGATGCTGCTTTATTCAATGAGAATACAGTATTTTTTGCAGCCAAGAAAAAAGCTGTTCAGAGTAAAATCTATCTTTTCGCTAATGGTCCGGCTTATACCTCATCCATTGTACCTTCAATGGAAGCCTTTAATCTCTATTTCGGAGGTGATTTTTCCGGTCTGGTTTTGCAGGAAATCAGGGAATACCGTTCTCTTGCCTATACTGCCGGGGCAGGGTTTAGTAGCCCGGTCAGGGCAGGAAAACCTATGGATTTTACCGGTTATGTAGGCACCCAGGCCGATAAAACCCTGGAGGCAATGACCGTTTTCAGAGATCTTATTCATGCCATGCCAGAAAAAGAAGAAAGATTTGAAATGATCCGGCAATACCTTTCTTTATCAGCCTTAACCAAACGGCCTGATTTCAGGAACTTGAGTTCTACAGTCCTGCAATGGAAAAGACTTGGATTTGAAAATGATCCTCTTACCTGGAAACTGGAACAATATAATTCAATGAAATTCCCGGATATCACAAACTTTTATTCGCAGAATTTGAAGTCGAAGCCATTGGTTTATTCAATTGTTGGCAACCCAAAGAAAATTGATATGAAATCATTGGAGAAATTTGGAAAGGTTGTGATGAT
This window encodes:
- a CDS encoding insulinase family protein — its product is MKYFFSLSFILFLSVYLIAQPQFKVRQFKLENGFTVILNEDPLKPEVFGVVVVKAGSKNDPADATGMAHYQEHMLFKGTEELGTVNWELEKPHIDKIFELYDQLSVTKDEEARKAIQLQINEESLKANEYAIPNELSNIIKSVGGTQLNANTGPDRTVFFNAFPSNQIEKWLDIYSHRFESPVFRGFQSELEVVYEEKNLYSDMFQFSLIEEFNKQMFKKHPYGQQSMIGTVENLKNPSLTKMYEFFKTYYVPNNMALILSGDFKAEEVLPMIMARFGKWKPGTLPDNKVYIEEPFKGRELVEKRLSPIKLGLIGFRTVPNGHPDEIALDVCNGLLSNRNQTGLLDKLSIDNKLLAAMVLPMRHNDYGSSIVFIVPKVVGQKTEDAEKMVMAELEKIAKGEFDESLVEVVKNQLYVDYQTQMESLQNRAVLLAENFAQNKDLYDILNYTDKVQKVTKADILRVAQAYYGKDYLAFFSKMGFPKKEKIDKPGYKPVLSNTDAKSAFVQMLDEKKAPEPQIKYIDFSKDISTSQLQQGVDFYYVKNPVNDIFSLEIRFGIGNQKMPMVKYASDIMNYSGIPGMTVSEFKTAFARLGCSYSISSDDSYLKVELQGMEANVSQALGMINQLMKTPVLEQDKIDNIVQGEKTNRKMEKSEPDNVSDALFQYVKYGTMSTYLNRLSMKEIKELKADSLESVFNQAQHYATEIHYTGQKEAADVIKMISDSINFAPQFIPTESPVSRDAALFNENTVFFAAKKKAVQSKIYLFANGPAYTSSIVPSMEAFNLYFGGDFSGLVLQEIREYRSLAYTAGAGFSSPVRAGKPMDFTGYVGTQADKTLEAMTVFRDLIHAMPEKEERFEMIRQYLSLSALTKRPDFRNLSSTVLQWKRLGFENDPLTWKLEQYNSMKFPDITNFYSQNLKSKPLVYSIVGNPKKIDMKSLEKFGKVVMIKEEKLFKK